DNA sequence from the Chiroxiphia lanceolata isolate bChiLan1 chromosome 26, bChiLan1.pri, whole genome shotgun sequence genome:
CCCCCTGAGATGTGCTCAGCAGCCTCGGTGGTTTGTCCCAAACACATCAGTGTGGGGAGGGTGTGGATGTGGAGCTGGAAAAGGTGGTGCCAGGGTCTGGGAGGAGCCACGTGTGCCCACCCACAACCCAGCCTGGGCTGGCCCCCCCTGGCAGCCTCACCTTCCTACTGCCACACACCCAAAGGAAACAGGCTTCGTCCCCTCGGCCTCTGCTTCAGCCAACACAGGTCTGGGCTGGGAGGAACACACAGCAATTCTGCCACTGAAGTGCTGGATGAAatctgcctgtgctgggtgaGCCTTTCAGGCTTAAAtagtccccccccccccccgcctcgTTGGGCAGGAGCTGGTAACAGTTTCATcacaggagaagggagaggcCCAATGCAAACAACTGTGGGGCCACCTGCCTCCAAggcaccttcctcctcctcctcctcctcctccttctccacgCCCCCTCCGTTTTGGCCCTGACCAGTTTTTGGCtctgctgcactgagcagcCTCAGCCCAGATTCCAGAAGGTTTCGCTGTCCCATTTCACAGGTACTGCTGGGGatccttccagctcctgcagagtTTATTGCAATCTCTCTGATGTTACAATTTCCCAGCCCTCCAGCTGCACTCCAGCAGCATCTCTAGATTTTGCTGGAAACATTATCTAAGATCACCCAGGAAGCTCAGAGTGTTGCAAGGGCCTGGACAATCCTATGAGACATAACTGCAGACAAAATTACTGCCTCATAAACCAGCTTCCACCTTACAgcaactctgaaataaaacattccttTCAGGAACCATTGGTTCAGTCACTTCTATCTCTGATCCTGGTCAGGATTCCCAGATACACTGAATCATCAGGCTTTCTCAGGTTTAAGGAGGTAAGCTTCACTCTTGAGGAAAGTTGCCTGCACAAATTCTAGGGAAAAAATGGCATTAAATCTTCCTTTCATGTATTAAACATAAAGCTTTTAAGTTGCACACCGGCATCCTCCCTGATATTCAAACCATCCAAACATGTTCTCCTGTGAAGGGAAGACAGGAAGCTTGGTCCATCTGAAAGGAATGACTGATGCAAAAGATGTAATAAacatctttgcagaaaaaaaaaccaaaccaaaacaaccccctTCTGCAGAATTATACAGAAAACATAGATTTGTACCCATGTCAGCAGCTGGAAGAAACAGTTAAACAGGATGTAACCCAAAGGTCTCCAAGAGCCAAAGCAGCTGGAAGTATAGAAGAGAATTTTGTTTACTTGAGAGAAAAGGGTTTCTGGCTGTAATGAGCTAAAATTATCCCCCACACTCCATTAAATGTtgcaatgaaatttaaattccTACAGTCCAGGGGAGGCCTTGCTCCTCGGACGTTTCAGAGATGAAGTGGAGCAGAAGATGGAACGTGAGGCGTGTCCTGCTGCGTGGGCCAGGGTGTGCTGGGAGGGGCCTTTACAAAAAGCTGTTTCCACAAACACTTGCTGCGAAGccataacaaacaaacaaacctgtTAATCAGCAACAACCAACAGCACAACGGCCCAGCGAGAAAACAATAATACCCCAAATCAATACAGGAAATTGGACATCACACAACGAGTTCCACCCACGAGGTGTGACAGGTAACAGACTGGGATTTGTCTGGCAGGAGGATGGGGTGAGAGGCACCCAGGGGAGAGGTGACACTGTCTGAGGCTCAAGGCACGGGGAGAGCTCAAATTTGCATTGGGCAAAGATACAATCTTAAAAGAAGAAGATGTAAGATGTGTCTGTGGGtggaaaacaaatctgaagGGAAAATGTGATGCAGTTTATTGACTTAATCCCCAAATCAGAAACTTCACCTTTCTCCTCCGAGtatgtttgtgtttgtgctgcGTGGGGAAAACATCCTGATAAATTTGTGAATTCCCTTTGGGAGTGAGAACAGGACCTCTGACACTCCCAGGAATGTCAGGAGAGACCAGGCCGGAGCCAGGATGCTTTCCCAGGTGTCTCAGCCCTCCTGTACCTGCATTTGGTGCGAGTGCATGAAGGGTTATTTCCAGAAACAACCTGCCACACTTCCATTCCTCACAGCCTGACACGGAGCTGTTCTGAAGTTGTTGTAACACCctttttcataattaaattgttatttataAAACACAATTGTAGATGTGTGATTGGAATAATTGCTGACACGTGACATTTGCCAATGTTCTCTGAGCTTTTACGAGATATTATAAAGAAGTCAGAGTAGTTCGTTGTACCTACAACTCACATCCTGGGATGGGCTTTCCAAAGGCATAAAGCAATCAAGGACTAAAATTAAGGAGCACACAGCAAAGAATAACCATAAATCTATGAAAATATCAGGTAACTAGAAAACAATCAGCCAGGATTCCTTGACAAATATCTGAACATTAGAAGAGAGACAGGAACATCCACCACTGACCCTTATTGTGGCAGAGTGTTGTTGTGTTGAGAGGGATGTGACCAGGACGAGGTGAGTGGGATGAGTTTCTTTGGGATGACTGTAAGTCAGTGCACTAGATCTCAGCAAAGATCTCCCCCACTCAGAGCCACCCAACAGAAATTACATGTTTTGTATGAATAAACAAATGGTCACAAACACTTAGAGGAAGGGTTAAGCTTCCTGACACTGCCAAGCATCTCCCTTTGGCAAATTAGGGCTTGCAAATGCACATGGAAAGCGGGTACTCCCTTCCACGGCGACACCCTCTGTCTCGGCTATAAATGCAGAGGAGGCCGGCTGGAATTTGGAGCTATGATTCCAGGACAACTGTAAGACCAGCTTTGAGTTTTCACCCGAATTCTTTGCTGCTGCCAGGATGAGCTGTGGCTCGAAGCAGCCCCTGAAGAGCTGCCTGCGAGGGAGCAGCGGTGGCGGTGCCAGCaatggggggggaggagggggcagctCGCATTCCTCGGCCTCCTCCAGGAGGATCTCCTCCAGGAGCAGCGGCGGTGGCAGGTTTTCTGGCAGCAGTTGTGGCGGAGGAAGCTCCCGGAGCAGCTGTGGTGGGGCAGCTGGGGGGTATGGGAGTATCAGGCGCAGCAGCTACGGAGGAGGGATGAGCAGCCGCAGCTGTGGAGGAGGGATGGCTGCCGGATATTGTGGAGCGGGAATGGGAACGGGCTTCAGGTCAGGGGGGAGCGGGTTTGGTGCTGCTTGTGGAGGAGGCTTTGGTGGAGCTGGTGCTGGTTTCAGCGGTGGCAGCTTTGGCTTTCACGGAGGGAACGTGGGAATTCTCTCCTACGACGAGAAGCTGACCATGCAGAGCCTTAACGAGCGCCTGGCTTCCTACATGGAGACGGTCAGGAATCTGGAAACTGAAAATGCTCAGCTGGAACAATTAATCAGGGAGTGGTACCAGAAGCAAGGTCCTTCTGGCCCAAAGGACTACAGCCACTATTATGGACAAATTGAAGAACTCCAAAGCCAGGTAGGATGCTCTTTGCCAGAGGAGCTGAAGCACTGACAGGCTGAGAGGTTCTCAGGGAATGTTTGCCCAGCACATTGTTTCTCTTCTAGATTGTGACTGCAGCTGTGGACACCCACAAAGTACTTTTGGACCTGGATAACACGAGGATGACTGCAGAAGACTTTAgaataaagtaaatatatattCCTCTTTTCCAGCCACTGATgtccttcctcctgctttcctgaACTTCATAAATTAATTCCATAAGCAAATATCAATCCACAGGGACTTGGGTTCCTCCTGGTTCTATGGCAGcacaactgaaataatttgtgaaacttcagaattttcaatatttctaGAATGATCATTGGTGGGAATGCTGTCTCTGAACCAGATGGATGGAACCTGAACAAAGTTGCAGGTCAAAGAGATGATGAAAGATatcacagaataaaatattaaagttcaatattaatattaaacttTAAATGTATTAAGTATAAAGAATAATAATGTTATTAAGTAATATTAATGTCAAATGGTAAGTACTGGCTGATGATTTCCTAATTCTGCTGGTTGAGAGATGCTACATGCTCTGAAGTACAGATACAAAAGCAGACACTGATGCTGGAATAGGTGAACCTCTCCATAAACAATGTCAGTAGGAGAACTGGGATGGGAAGAGCAGGGCTGACCTCTCTGCACCGTCCCTGGCACAGGTATGAGACCGAGTGTGGGCTCCGGCAGAACGTGGAGGGCGATCTCAACAGCCTGAGGCCCCTCTTGGACAGCCTGACCCTGTGCAGGTCCGACCTGGAAATGCAGTTCGAGTCTCTGAAGGAGGAGATGATTGACCTCAAGAAGAACCACGAGGAGGTAAgagcaaaaaaagcaacaaagccCCACAAACTGGAGGTGCTGAAGGGGAAACCTCGGCATGAAATACCCGCCAaggggcagggccaggctgtgccaggggggcCCTGAGCTCAGCCCTCAACAAGCAATGACTGGAAGTCAAGGCCAAATAATTGCAACACAACTCCCcccccatatatatatatatatatatgtatatatatatatatatataaatatgctGTTGAAAGGCTCTGTTTGTGTTCATTGTCCTGGGCCTGGCTTTTCTCTGCAGGAAATTAAACAGCTGGAATCCCAGTCCAGCGGGGATGTGAGTGTGAAGGTGAatgctgctccaggggaggaTCTGCTGAAAAAGCTCAATGAGATGAGACAAGAATATGAAGCCATTATTCAGAAGAACCATGCAGAGGTTGAAAAGTGGTATGAAAGCAAGGTAAAGGGTGACAGTTGGAATGTTCatgttaaa
Encoded proteins:
- the LOC116798493 gene encoding keratin, type I cytoskeletal 13-like, which gives rise to MSCGSKQPLKSCLRGSSGGGASNGGGGGGSSHSSASSRRISSRSSGGGRFSGSSCGGGSSRSSCGGAAGGYGSIRRSSYGGGMSSRSCGGGMAAGYCGAGMGTGFRSGGSGFGAACGGGFGGAGAGFSGGSFGFHGGNVGILSYDEKLTMQSLNERLASYMETVRNLETENAQLEQLIREWYQKQGPSGPKDYSHYYGQIEELQSQIVTAAVDTHKVLLDLDNTRMTAEDFRIKYETECGLRQNVEGDLNSLRPLLDSLTLCRSDLEMQFESLKEEMIDLKKNHEEEIKQLESQSSGDVSVKVNAAPGEDLLKKLNEMRQEYEAIIQKNHAEVEKWYESKMEEVSQQVHSSGQEIQSSNRQISELRREYQSLEIELQSQISMVDSLQSNLEDTERRYNMQLQQIQAMISPLEEELASIRCEMESQNEEYKMLLGIKTRLEQEIQQYRALLEKGQHGLRYRIRPAQGGADGGSSGEGGGHGGGSSGGGTGGSYGRSSSSESGGGGSGGRTGGGTCGKTSGGGGGSGGGGGGKSCLFRSSSSQSQPDDSCESPGSAENMKLCLEGNKTLGRGATMEEVSEAIKHMRLGSFRRSEE